In Pseudomonas sp. DNDY-54, a genomic segment contains:
- a CDS encoding rhodanese-like domain-containing protein, producing the protein MHRLLLLLTLLTTAALGGEIDQPAALAALQHTDTVLIDVRTKQEHAEGSLPGATRIETQDLAKHISRVAPDKSAPVVLYCRSGRRSSAAQELLQDLGYSQVINAGAYEDLKTVVPPR; encoded by the coding sequence ATGCATCGACTACTGCTCTTGCTCACGTTACTGACCACTGCGGCACTTGGCGGCGAAATAGACCAGCCCGCCGCATTGGCTGCGCTGCAGCACACCGACACCGTTCTGATTGATGTACGCACCAAACAAGAACACGCCGAAGGCTCACTGCCCGGCGCGACACGTATCGAAACCCAAGATCTTGCGAAGCACATCTCGCGTGTCGCGCCCGACAAAAGCGCCCCTGTCGTTCTTTACTGCCGCAGCGGCCGTCGCTCCTCAGCCGCGCAGGAGCTGCTCCAGGACCTGGGCTATAGCCAGGTCATCAATGCCGGCGCTTATGAGGATCTGAAAACAGTGGTTCCGCCCCGCTGA
- a CDS encoding mechanosensitive ion channel family protein has product MNWDVMLNERLWINIAIIAGVTLVSYLILQAVVRVITNRLRKMSKGSRSGFVAIAAEMLSRTSHLLLIALSLLIALKVVELPERWESAMSHGWFIALAFQIALWMDTAVRLWMESLTRDGKARNPVTTTIIGIMVRIVIWTMMLLSILANLGVDITAMVASLGVGGIAIALAVQTLLSDIFASLSIGVDKPFEIGDFVVFGEVAGNIEHIGLKTTRIRALSGEQIVCANADLLKQTLHNYKRMNTRRIVFKFGITYNTPSDKVREVSALLKRIIDGIDNAKFDRAHFLAFDDSQLTFEVVYIMQVSDYNAYMDTQQEINLQLLDAIREMDVQFAFPTRSLEFIGGSFPELTVAGLPKETPAANEEASAVPNG; this is encoded by the coding sequence ATGAATTGGGATGTGATGTTGAACGAACGACTTTGGATCAACATCGCCATAATCGCTGGCGTTACCCTCGTCAGTTATCTCATCCTGCAAGCCGTGGTGCGGGTCATTACCAACCGCCTGCGCAAGATGAGCAAAGGGTCGAGGAGCGGCTTCGTTGCCATTGCGGCGGAGATGCTCAGCCGCACCAGCCATCTGCTATTGATCGCCCTGTCCTTGCTGATTGCATTGAAGGTCGTCGAGCTACCGGAACGCTGGGAATCGGCCATGTCGCACGGCTGGTTTATCGCGCTCGCCTTCCAGATCGCGTTGTGGATGGATACCGCGGTTCGCCTGTGGATGGAAAGCCTGACGCGCGACGGCAAAGCGCGCAACCCGGTTACCACAACGATCATTGGCATCATGGTCCGCATCGTCATCTGGACGATGATGTTGCTGTCGATTCTGGCCAACCTGGGGGTCGACATTACTGCCATGGTCGCCAGCCTGGGCGTTGGCGGTATCGCCATTGCGTTGGCTGTACAGACGCTGCTTAGCGACATCTTCGCCTCTCTCTCTATCGGTGTGGACAAGCCTTTCGAGATCGGCGATTTCGTCGTCTTCGGCGAAGTCGCGGGCAACATCGAGCATATAGGCCTGAAAACCACCCGTATCCGCGCATTAAGCGGCGAGCAGATTGTTTGCGCCAACGCCGACTTGCTCAAGCAGACCCTGCACAACTACAAGCGCATGAACACACGCCGCATCGTGTTCAAGTTCGGAATCACCTACAACACGCCGTCCGACAAGGTGCGCGAAGTGTCGGCGCTGTTGAAGCGGATCATCGATGGCATCGACAACGCCAAATTTGACCGCGCGCATTTTCTCGCCTTTGACGACAGCCAGCTTACCTTTGAGGTCGTCTATATCATGCAGGTGTCTGACTACAACGCCTACATGGACACGCAGCAGGAAATCAATCTGCAGCTGCTCGATGCTATTCGCGAGATGGACGTCCAGTTCGCCTTCCCGACCCGCAGTCTCGAGTTCATCGGTGGCAGCTTTCCCGAGCTGACCGTAGCCGGTCTTCCGAAGGAGACGCCAGCGGCGAACGAGGAAGCAAGCGCAGTGCCGAATGGATGA
- the acs gene encoding acetate--CoA ligase, with product MSASSLYPVQPEVAARSLTDEAAYKAMYQQSVVNPDGFWREQAERIDWIKPFTRVKQTSFDDHHVDIKWFADGTLNVSANCLDRHLATRGDEVAIIWEGDDPSEHRQITYRELHHEVSKFANALRGQDVHRGDVVTIYMPMIPEVAVAMLACARIGAIHSVVFGGFSPEALAGRIIDGSSKVVITADEGLRGGKTVPLKANVDEALTNPQTNCVQKIIVVRRTGGEIRWHQHRDIWYEDLMRVAGDVCAPKEMGAEEPLFILYTSGSTGKPKGVMHTSGGYLLYAALTHERVFDYRPGEIYWCTADVGWITGHSYLLYGPLANGATTLMYEGVPNHPDVTRIGKIIDKHKVNILYTAPTAIRSMMAEGAAAMEGADGSSLRLLGTVGEPINPEAWHWYYETVGKSRCPIVDTWWQTETGGILISPLPGATALKPGSATRPFFGVVPGLVDNLGNLLEGATEGNLVILDSWPGQMRSIYRNHDRFVDTYFKTFRGMYFTGDGARRDEDGYYWITGRVDDVLNVSGHRMGTAEIESAMVAHRKVAEAAVVGVPHPLKGQGIYVYVTLVSGEEPSDQLRQELQQWVRKEIGPIAVPDVIQWAPGLPKTRSGKIMRRILRKIATDEYESLGDISTLADPGVVPQLIETHKQMRLP from the coding sequence ATGAGTGCTTCGTCTCTGTATCCCGTGCAACCGGAGGTTGCGGCTCGATCGCTGACCGATGAGGCCGCTTACAAAGCTATGTACCAACAGTCGGTGGTCAACCCTGACGGCTTCTGGCGCGAGCAGGCGGAGCGCATCGACTGGATCAAGCCGTTCACGCGGGTAAAACAGACCTCTTTTGACGACCATCATGTCGACATCAAGTGGTTCGCCGACGGCACTCTCAACGTCTCCGCCAACTGTTTGGACCGGCACCTGGCCACGCGAGGGGACGAGGTCGCGATCATCTGGGAAGGGGATGATCCGTCGGAGCATCGCCAGATCACCTATCGCGAGCTGCATCACGAAGTGAGCAAGTTCGCCAACGCGCTACGTGGGCAGGACGTGCATCGGGGCGATGTGGTCACCATTTACATGCCGATGATTCCCGAAGTCGCGGTGGCAATGCTGGCCTGTGCGCGAATCGGTGCCATTCACTCTGTGGTGTTCGGCGGATTCTCTCCTGAAGCCCTTGCAGGGCGGATCATAGATGGCAGCTCCAAGGTCGTGATTACTGCCGATGAAGGCCTACGTGGCGGTAAGACCGTCCCGCTCAAGGCGAATGTCGATGAGGCGCTGACCAATCCGCAAACGAACTGCGTGCAGAAGATCATCGTGGTTCGGCGTACTGGCGGGGAGATCCGGTGGCATCAGCATCGTGATATCTGGTACGAGGATCTGATGCGCGTGGCGGGCGACGTTTGCGCGCCTAAGGAGATGGGTGCAGAGGAGCCGCTGTTCATTCTTTATACCTCCGGCTCAACCGGGAAGCCCAAAGGCGTGATGCATACCTCTGGCGGATACCTGCTGTATGCCGCGCTCACCCATGAGCGGGTTTTCGATTACCGACCCGGCGAGATTTACTGGTGCACCGCGGATGTGGGGTGGATTACCGGTCATAGCTATCTCCTCTACGGGCCGTTGGCCAACGGTGCCACGACACTGATGTACGAAGGGGTGCCCAACCATCCCGATGTGACGCGAATCGGCAAGATCATCGACAAGCACAAGGTCAATATTCTCTATACGGCACCCACTGCGATCCGCTCGATGATGGCCGAGGGCGCTGCGGCAATGGAGGGTGCGGATGGCTCGAGCCTTCGGCTGCTCGGCACGGTAGGGGAGCCGATCAATCCGGAAGCGTGGCATTGGTATTACGAGACGGTGGGCAAGTCGCGCTGTCCGATCGTAGATACCTGGTGGCAGACCGAGACGGGCGGCATCCTGATCAGCCCGCTACCCGGCGCGACGGCCTTGAAACCCGGCTCCGCGACACGGCCCTTTTTCGGTGTTGTGCCTGGATTGGTAGACAACCTCGGCAACCTGCTCGAAGGGGCCACGGAGGGCAATCTGGTTATCCTCGACTCCTGGCCGGGACAAATGCGCAGTATTTACCGCAACCATGATCGATTTGTGGATACCTACTTTAAGACTTTCCGCGGCATGTACTTCACCGGTGATGGTGCCCGTCGCGACGAAGATGGCTACTACTGGATCACCGGCCGTGTGGATGATGTGTTGAACGTCTCCGGCCACCGTATGGGCACTGCGGAAATCGAAAGCGCCATGGTGGCGCACCGCAAAGTGGCTGAAGCGGCGGTAGTAGGCGTGCCGCATCCGCTCAAAGGGCAGGGCATCTACGTGTACGTTACGCTGGTGTCGGGCGAAGAGCCTTCCGATCAGCTGCGTCAGGAATTGCAACAATGGGTCCGCAAGGAAATCGGGCCGATTGCTGTGCCGGACGTGATTCAGTGGGCGCCAGGTTTGCCGAAGACGCGATCGGGCAAGATCATGCGGCGCATCCTGCGCAAAATCGCCACGGACGAATACGAGTCGTTGGGCGACATCTCGACGCTCGCCGACCCCGGTGTGGTGCCACAGCTGATCGAGACCCACAAGCAGATGCGGCTGCCCTAA
- a CDS encoding DUF2254 domain-containing protein: MSDPANVFFRVVKRIRESIALYPVLIPAVYVLIAALVFGFESTSTAASLRGKLPPGLIDPDNSREILGTLITGIISLTVFSFSMVMVVLNGAAARLSPRVLPGLVSDTRNQVILGLYLGSIVYYLLMISALNKSDPASVPALGILLAVAFGMLCMALFVVFIRSVSQSIQVDWILSQLYNDASANLDKRKRRIAGVVGIPDSPDWWCLPTIRPGYLREVNERRLGKLLRKRDLVAVIQVEPGFFLVEGHPLIKLSKPLSEEDAQEVLDCFDFHDNEFASANVSYGMRQISEIAVKAISPAINDPGTATRAINLIGVLLQRLGGVPPFDIGCVDHSRPRLFYPQLGMQHMLQSVIAPIRLYGAHDPQVLITLLQCMKNALHDSPSDVQLEALHDEIHALREQADANVENRRDRSAVNDQIKRLNKLEGRKNPGIELLELHRDQP; this comes from the coding sequence ATGTCAGATCCAGCCAATGTGTTTTTTCGTGTCGTCAAACGCATCAGGGAAAGCATCGCCCTCTACCCCGTGTTGATCCCCGCCGTTTACGTCCTTATAGCCGCGCTTGTATTTGGCTTTGAGTCGACCTCAACGGCTGCCTCCCTTCGCGGCAAGCTACCGCCAGGCCTGATCGATCCCGATAACAGCCGTGAAATTCTCGGCACGCTCATCACCGGCATCATCTCGCTTACCGTGTTCAGCTTTTCCATGGTGATGGTCGTGCTTAACGGCGCGGCGGCCCGCCTCTCGCCACGCGTACTACCCGGCCTGGTCAGCGACACACGCAACCAGGTCATCCTCGGCCTCTACCTCGGCAGCATCGTTTACTACCTGCTGATGATCAGCGCCCTGAACAAAAGCGACCCAGCCAGCGTTCCGGCGCTGGGAATCCTGTTAGCGGTGGCGTTCGGTATGTTGTGCATGGCGCTGTTTGTGGTGTTTATCCGCTCGGTGTCGCAATCCATTCAGGTTGATTGGATACTCAGCCAGCTCTATAACGACGCCTCAGCCAATCTGGACAAGCGCAAACGGCGCATCGCGGGCGTCGTCGGGATTCCCGACTCCCCGGATTGGTGGTGCCTGCCGACAATCCGACCAGGCTATCTGCGCGAGGTAAATGAACGGCGGCTCGGCAAACTCTTGCGCAAACGTGATCTGGTAGCCGTGATCCAGGTCGAACCCGGGTTCTTTCTGGTGGAGGGCCATCCTCTGATCAAGCTCAGCAAGCCGCTGAGTGAAGAAGACGCGCAGGAAGTGCTCGATTGCTTCGACTTTCACGACAATGAATTCGCCAGCGCCAACGTTTCCTACGGCATGCGTCAGATATCGGAAATCGCAGTCAAGGCGATCAGTCCGGCGATCAACGACCCCGGCACCGCCACGCGAGCGATCAACCTTATCGGCGTATTGCTACAACGACTCGGCGGCGTACCGCCTTTCGATATCGGCTGTGTCGACCACAGCCGCCCACGCCTTTTCTACCCGCAGCTAGGCATGCAGCACATGCTGCAGAGCGTGATCGCACCGATCCGCCTCTACGGTGCGCATGACCCGCAGGTCCTCATAACGCTGTTGCAGTGCATGAAGAATGCGCTGCACGACAGCCCGAGCGATGTGCAGCTGGAAGCGCTTCACGATGAGATCCATGCCCTTCGCGAGCAGGCGGATGCAAACGTAGAAAATCGCCGCGACCGGAGCGCGGTTAACGATCAAATCAAGCGATTGAACAAACTGGAAGGTCGCAAAAACCCTGGGATCGAACTACTGGAACTTCACCGAGACCAGCCCTAG
- a CDS encoding CaiB/BaiF CoA transferase family protein gives MNEQNGDGLPLHGLKVIEMGQLIAGPFASKMLGEFGADVIKIEPPGVGDPLRKWRKLKDGTSLWWHVQSRNKQSVTLDLKAAEGQQIVLQLVAEADVVVENFRPGTLEEWGLGWDELSTLNPRLIMLRISGYGQTGPYRDLPGFGVIGEAMGGLRHLSGYPGQPPVRVGVSIGDSLSSLYGVIGVLLALQERNRSGMGQEIDVALYESVFGMMESLVPEYDAFGYVREPAGSALPGITPSNSYLCNDDAYVLIAGNGDSIFKRLMNLIGRQDLAGDPRFAHNDGRAQHAELIDAAIGEWTVQHSRDETIAALKEARVPVGYPYTAADIVKDPHYLARQMIEQVQTFAGPLKVPGVLPKLSRTPGRIGAGGPQLGEHTEDVLAGLGLTEAQVRGLRERGII, from the coding sequence ATGAACGAACAGAATGGTGACGGCTTGCCGCTGCATGGCCTTAAAGTCATCGAGATGGGCCAGCTGATCGCCGGCCCTTTCGCCAGCAAGATGCTCGGCGAGTTCGGCGCCGATGTGATCAAGATCGAGCCGCCGGGTGTCGGTGATCCGCTGCGCAAGTGGCGCAAGCTCAAGGACGGCACCTCACTCTGGTGGCACGTGCAATCGCGGAATAAACAGTCCGTGACGCTCGATCTGAAAGCCGCTGAAGGCCAACAAATCGTTCTCCAGCTGGTGGCCGAAGCCGATGTGGTGGTCGAAAACTTTCGCCCCGGCACACTCGAAGAGTGGGGCCTTGGCTGGGACGAACTGTCGACGCTCAATCCGCGCCTGATCATGCTGCGCATCTCGGGCTACGGTCAGACAGGCCCTTACCGGGACCTGCCCGGATTCGGCGTAATTGGTGAGGCCATGGGCGGGTTGCGACACCTGTCCGGCTATCCGGGCCAGCCGCCAGTGCGCGTAGGTGTGAGTATTGGCGACTCACTGTCATCGCTGTATGGCGTCATCGGTGTGCTGCTCGCCCTGCAGGAGCGCAACCGCAGCGGCATGGGGCAGGAGATTGATGTGGCGCTGTACGAATCGGTCTTCGGCATGATGGAAAGCCTGGTGCCGGAATACGACGCCTTCGGCTATGTGCGCGAGCCGGCCGGCAGCGCCCTGCCTGGCATCACGCCCTCAAACTCCTACCTGTGTAACGACGACGCCTATGTGCTGATCGCCGGCAATGGCGACAGCATCTTCAAACGGTTGATGAATTTGATCGGCCGTCAGGACCTGGCCGGCGATCCCCGCTTCGCGCATAACGATGGCCGCGCCCAGCACGCCGAGCTGATCGACGCGGCAATCGGCGAGTGGACTGTCCAGCACAGTCGCGATGAAACCATCGCGGCGCTGAAGGAGGCGCGCGTCCCAGTCGGCTACCCCTACACCGCGGCGGACATCGTCAAGGATCCGCATTACCTGGCACGCCAGATGATCGAACAAGTGCAAACCTTCGCCGGACCGCTCAAAGTGCCGGGTGTCCTCCCCAAACTCAGCCGTACCCCGGGCCGCATCGGTGCCGGCGGCCCACAGCTGGGCGAGCATACCGAAGACGTCCTGGCTGGGCTCGGCCTGACCGAAGCGCAGGTCAGGGGGCTGCGTGAACGCGGCATCATTTAA
- a CDS encoding polysaccharide biosynthesis protein: MLRIAEKLRSRLIRVPRRYKRMIQVLTDVVLVWAALWLAFVVRVGDFSFVEPLGGHAWLFGVAPLIAVPFFIRFGMYRAVMRYFGNDALMAMVKAVTLSALLLSLAVYWRTDAPKIIPRSMVFNYWWLSLLLIGGLRLVMRQYFMGDWFSPDSVIKLKGCDTGLPKVAVYGAGAAGNQLVAALRLGRAMRPVAFIDDDSNLYNRTIAGLGVYSPKHIQQMIDKTGCNEILMAIPSASRARRREVLETLEHYPLHVRSVPGFMDLASGRVKVEDIQEVDIADLLGRDAVPPQQALFEKCILGKVVMVTGAGGSIGSELCRQILSNKPRALLLFEHSEFNLYSIHIELERMIERASLPVRLVPILGSIRNPERLLDVMRTWQVETIYHAAAYKHVPMVEHNVAEGVLNNILGTMNTAQAAVQAGVANFVLISTDKAVRPTNVMGSTKRVAEMILQALSRETAPVLFNADGAVHHVNKTRFTMVRFGNVLGSSGSVIPRFYQQIRGGGPVTVTHPKITRYFMTIPEAAQLVIQAGSMGQGGDVFVLDMGQPVRIAELAEKLIHLSGLSVRSEKSPHGDIAIEFTGLRPGEKLYEELLIGDNVSPTEHPMIMRADEEYFTWDVLRGVLAKLLKAVEQDDYPQVRVLLREVVSGYVPEGEIVDLIYQQRRVGPAE, encoded by the coding sequence GTGCTAAGAATTGCCGAGAAGCTGCGCTCTCGCTTGATACGCGTTCCGCGGCGTTACAAGCGAATGATTCAGGTGCTGACTGATGTTGTTCTGGTATGGGCTGCGCTTTGGCTGGCGTTTGTGGTTCGTGTCGGAGATTTCAGCTTCGTCGAGCCGCTTGGCGGGCACGCTTGGCTCTTCGGTGTCGCACCGCTAATAGCCGTACCTTTCTTCATTCGCTTCGGTATGTACCGAGCGGTGATGCGTTACTTTGGCAATGATGCGCTGATGGCCATGGTCAAAGCGGTCACGCTTTCGGCGTTGCTGCTCTCCTTAGCTGTTTACTGGCGCACTGATGCCCCCAAAATCATCCCGCGCTCGATGGTATTCAACTATTGGTGGTTGAGCCTTCTCCTTATAGGCGGCTTACGCTTAGTGATGCGTCAGTATTTCATGGGTGATTGGTTTTCTCCGGACTCAGTCATCAAGCTTAAGGGCTGCGACACCGGGTTGCCGAAGGTTGCGGTTTACGGCGCCGGCGCTGCCGGCAACCAATTGGTAGCGGCGTTGCGTCTGGGACGTGCCATGCGCCCGGTCGCGTTCATTGATGATGACTCCAATCTCTACAACCGCACCATTGCCGGGCTAGGAGTTTATTCGCCCAAGCATATTCAGCAGATGATCGATAAGACCGGCTGCAATGAGATTCTCATGGCGATCCCATCTGCGTCGCGGGCACGGCGGCGTGAGGTGTTGGAGACGCTGGAGCACTATCCGCTGCACGTACGCAGCGTGCCGGGCTTCATGGACCTGGCTAGCGGACGGGTCAAGGTCGAGGATATTCAGGAAGTGGACATCGCCGACTTGCTCGGGCGCGATGCTGTGCCGCCGCAGCAAGCGTTGTTCGAGAAGTGCATTCTCGGCAAGGTAGTGATGGTTACTGGCGCGGGAGGCTCGATTGGCTCGGAGCTGTGCCGGCAGATCCTTTCGAACAAACCTCGGGCGTTGCTGCTGTTCGAACATAGCGAGTTCAATCTCTACAGCATTCACATCGAACTGGAGCGGATGATCGAGCGCGCCTCGTTGCCGGTCAGGTTGGTACCGATTTTGGGTTCCATCCGTAATCCTGAGCGTCTACTGGATGTGATGCGCACGTGGCAAGTGGAGACGATCTACCATGCGGCGGCGTACAAGCATGTGCCAATGGTGGAGCACAACGTTGCTGAAGGCGTGCTGAACAATATTCTAGGGACGATGAACACTGCCCAGGCTGCGGTGCAGGCGGGAGTGGCCAACTTTGTGCTGATTTCCACCGACAAGGCGGTGCGGCCCACTAATGTAATGGGCAGTACCAAGCGCGTTGCGGAGATGATCCTGCAGGCGCTGAGCCGCGAGACGGCACCCGTGCTGTTCAATGCGGATGGGGCGGTGCATCACGTCAACAAGACCCGGTTCACCATGGTGCGTTTCGGCAATGTGCTGGGCTCGTCGGGGTCGGTGATCCCTCGGTTCTATCAGCAGATTCGTGGGGGTGGGCCGGTTACAGTGACCCATCCGAAGATCACGCGCTATTTCATGACCATTCCCGAGGCGGCGCAGCTGGTGATCCAGGCGGGCTCCATGGGGCAGGGTGGCGATGTGTTCGTGCTGGATATGGGACAACCGGTACGCATTGCCGAGTTAGCCGAGAAGCTGATCCACCTGTCTGGCCTGAGTGTGCGATCGGAGAAAAGCCCGCACGGGGATATCGCTATCGAATTCACCGGGTTGCGGCCGGGTGAGAAGCTCTACGAAGAGCTGCTGATCGGTGACAACGTAAGTCCGACCGAGCATCCGATGATCATGCGGGCCGATGAGGAATACTTCACTTGGGATGTTTTGCGCGGTGTGCTGGCGAAGCTGCTCAAGGCCGTGGAGCAGGACGATTACCCACAGGTGCGGGTCTTGCTGCGTGAAGTGGTAAGTGGGTACGTGCCGGAAGGGGAAATCGTCGATTTGATCTACCAGCAGAGACGGGTTGGACCGGCTGAGTAG
- a CDS encoding DegT/DnrJ/EryC1/StrS aminotransferase family protein, which yields MLSTPFSPWPSFTEEEADAVRDVVLSNKVNYWTGLHCCEFEKEFAAWVGTEHAVSLANGTVALDVALKALDIGAGDEVIVTPRTFLASVSSIVNAGAVPVFADVDRDSQNITALTIRAVLTSRTRAVVCVHLAGWPCDMDPIMQLATEHGLKVIEDCAQAHGARYKGRSVGSIGDVGAWSFCQDKIMTTGGEGGMVTTNDRSLWKCMWSIKDHGKSWDTVYGREHAPGFRWLHERFGTNWRMMEVQAVIGRIQLRRMESWHVNRLENCERIWTVAKSLPGLRVPDVPEITSHAGYKCYVFVEPMELAEGWTRDRVLKEISAKGVPCFSGSCSEVYLEKAFDGTGWRPAERLAVAQELGETSLMFLVHPTLTSFEIDRTCEVLAEVMADATRRA from the coding sequence ATGCTTAGTACACCATTTTCCCCTTGGCCGAGCTTCACCGAAGAGGAAGCCGATGCAGTCCGCGACGTCGTTCTGTCAAACAAGGTTAACTATTGGACAGGACTGCATTGTTGTGAGTTTGAAAAAGAGTTCGCTGCATGGGTGGGAACCGAGCATGCCGTTTCGCTAGCCAACGGCACCGTAGCGCTTGATGTTGCCTTGAAAGCTTTAGATATCGGGGCGGGTGATGAGGTTATCGTTACGCCGCGAACTTTTCTTGCTTCTGTTTCGAGCATCGTTAATGCCGGCGCGGTTCCCGTGTTCGCAGACGTGGATCGCGACTCGCAGAACATTACGGCACTTACCATTCGCGCAGTTCTGACGTCGCGGACTCGGGCGGTGGTCTGTGTACATCTTGCTGGCTGGCCTTGCGACATGGATCCGATTATGCAATTGGCGACCGAGCACGGGCTGAAGGTTATCGAAGACTGCGCCCAAGCTCATGGTGCTCGGTATAAGGGGCGCTCAGTAGGGTCGATTGGGGATGTAGGTGCCTGGTCGTTTTGCCAGGACAAGATCATGACCACGGGTGGCGAGGGTGGAATGGTCACCACCAATGATCGCTCGCTCTGGAAGTGCATGTGGTCTATCAAGGATCACGGCAAGAGTTGGGATACTGTATATGGACGTGAGCATGCGCCTGGGTTTCGTTGGCTTCATGAGCGCTTCGGCACTAATTGGCGGATGATGGAGGTCCAGGCTGTTATTGGTCGCATCCAGTTGCGGCGTATGGAGTCTTGGCACGTAAACCGTTTAGAAAATTGCGAACGCATCTGGACCGTGGCTAAGAGCTTGCCGGGGCTTCGTGTTCCCGATGTGCCAGAAATAACCTCACATGCCGGATATAAATGTTATGTCTTTGTTGAACCGATGGAATTGGCTGAAGGATGGACAAGGGATCGTGTCCTGAAAGAGATTTCAGCGAAAGGTGTCCCTTGCTTCTCTGGGTCGTGCTCCGAGGTATATCTGGAAAAAGCATTTGACGGTACTGGATGGAGGCCTGCGGAGCGTCTTGCTGTCGCTCAAGAATTAGGTGAAACAAGCCTTATGTTCCTAGTCCATCCAACACTGACATCTTTTGAAATAGACAGAACATGCGAAGTGTTGGCCGAGGTGATGGCTGATGCGACACGTCGGGCATAG
- a CDS encoding acetyltransferase, whose protein sequence is MKRLAILGASGHGKVVADTAECCGWESVVFFDDAWPDVQENGTWPVLGDTAALLSRLTSFDGVLVAIGNNRIRHAKLRELRSAGCQLVKLIHPSATISRYAKVGLGTVVCAGVIVNAGALIEQGVILNTGCSVDHDCKLGNAVHISPGARLAGGVFVGDESWVGIGSSVRELVVIGERVVVGAGSAVVSDISNGMTVAGVPAKELR, encoded by the coding sequence ATGAAACGACTAGCCATATTGGGCGCTAGCGGTCACGGCAAGGTGGTTGCGGATACGGCTGAATGTTGCGGCTGGGAATCTGTGGTGTTTTTTGATGACGCATGGCCGGACGTTCAGGAAAACGGCACTTGGCCTGTTCTAGGCGATACTGCTGCTCTTTTGAGCCGACTGACTAGCTTTGATGGTGTGCTCGTAGCTATCGGCAACAACCGTATCCGGCACGCCAAATTGCGCGAATTGCGGTCTGCCGGTTGCCAGTTAGTGAAGCTGATTCACCCCTCCGCAACTATCAGCCGTTACGCTAAAGTTGGCCTGGGTACGGTCGTTTGCGCGGGAGTGATAGTAAATGCCGGTGCCCTTATCGAACAAGGCGTAATTCTTAACACTGGGTGCAGCGTCGATCATGATTGCAAGCTGGGGAATGCTGTTCATATAAGCCCTGGAGCTCGGTTAGCTGGTGGTGTGTTTGTTGGCGATGAAAGCTGGGTTGGCATCGGCTCCAGTGTGCGAGAGCTTGTTGTAATCGGCGAGCGAGTAGTCGTAGGGGCTGGTTCGGCAGTTGTCAGTGATATTTCGAATGGTATGACGGTCGCTGGTGTGCCGGCTAAAGAATTAAGGTAA
- a CDS encoding sugar transferase, translating into MIKRILDISAAAVALLFFMLPLLVVALLVRLKLGGPVLFVQQRPGRHGKPFKMVKFRTMRDVFDAEGMPLPDVERITALGNFLRSTSLDEIPELWNVLRGDMSLVGPRPLLMEYLPLYSADQFRRHEVRPGLTGWAQINGRNSLSWEAKFDLDVWYVDNRTLWLDLKIILMTIWKVVLRDGISAAGEATMPKFTGRQS; encoded by the coding sequence ATGATCAAGCGAATTCTGGACATAAGCGCCGCTGCTGTGGCGCTGTTGTTTTTTATGCTACCCCTGCTGGTAGTTGCATTGCTCGTCCGACTGAAGCTTGGCGGCCCAGTTCTGTTCGTCCAGCAACGGCCCGGCCGGCATGGTAAACCCTTCAAGATGGTCAAGTTCCGAACCATGCGTGATGTGTTCGACGCTGAGGGTATGCCTCTGCCGGATGTTGAGCGCATAACCGCGCTCGGCAACTTCCTGCGCAGCACCAGTCTTGATGAGATACCCGAGCTGTGGAACGTACTAAGAGGCGACATGAGTTTGGTTGGCCCTCGCCCATTACTCATGGAATATCTGCCGCTTTACAGCGCGGACCAATTCCGGCGCCATGAGGTACGTCCCGGACTGACCGGATGGGCACAAATTAATGGTCGCAATTCACTAAGCTGGGAGGCCAAGTTTGATCTGGACGTCTGGTATGTTGACAATAGGACGTTATGGCTGGACTTAAAGATAATCTTGATGACTATATGGAAGGTTGTTCTTAGGGATGGCATCAGTGCCGCCGGTGAAGCGACCATGCCAAAGTTCACGGGCCGTCAATCATGA